The following coding sequences are from one Delphinus delphis chromosome 17, mDelDel1.2, whole genome shotgun sequence window:
- the RPS20 gene encoding small ribosomal subunit protein uS10, whose product MAFKDTGKTPVEPEVAIHRIRITLTSRNVKSLEKVCADLIRGAKEKNLKVKGPVRMPTKTLRITTRKTPCGEGSKTWDRFQMRIHKRLIDLHSPSEIVKQITSISIEPGVEVEVTIADA is encoded by the exons ATG GCTTTTAAAGACACCGGAAAGACTCCCGTGGAGCCCGAGGTGGCGATCCACCGGATTCGGATCACTCTCACCAGCCGCAACGTGAAGTCGCTGGAGAAGG TGTGTGCCGACCTGATCAGAGGCGCGAAGGAGAAGAACCTCAAGGTGAAGGGGCCGGTGCGGATGCCCACCAAG ACCCTGAGAATAACGACGAGGAAAACCCCCTGCGGGGAAGGTTCTAAGACTTGGGACCGTTTCCAGATGAGGATCCACAAGCGCCTCATTGACCTGCACAGCCCTTCCGAGATCGTCAAGCAGATCACTTCCATCAGCATCGAGCCCGGGGTCGAGGTGGAAGTCACCATTGCAGATGCTTGA